In Vicingus serpentipes, the following are encoded in one genomic region:
- a CDS encoding ArnT family glycosyltransferase, producing the protein MHYLYTLINTELMPEKNIFKIGWIFTAVVFSAVLIPILVQEGMFLDGITYAAISKNLANGYGSFWFPQYTLTHFSKFHEHPPLVFGLQALFFKLLGNGFLTERIFTLFTAFLTAMGIVLNWNLLNATNKNYSWVSILLWIATPLIFWSYQSNMLENTLAFCCLFSVYFIAKGSLKNNFFYLFIGSLFIFLALITKGPVGLFPLAIVGILWLTLQPFSIVKAIIHSLIVILFSGLIFYITSILQPGLIENLTQYYNAQVLPSLNNTRETTTGNHFAILGRLMLELIIPTSILLILFIIKKVKKQTTEITPKATALFFILIGLSASLPLMITLKQRGYYLVTALPYFILGISVFIVPYLKFFIEKLTQKQTKRLKHIGSILLVATLVFSFSQYGKFSRDSDKLSDIYKISSIVNEGSIISCSPELYTEWGTMAYLSRIGGISITPNLENEYLIVLKSTKLPANINEFYRPLDLSLTTYQLYKKQ; encoded by the coding sequence ATGCACTATCTTTACACCCTTATAAATACTGAATTGATGCCCGAAAAAAATATTTTTAAAATTGGTTGGATTTTTACTGCTGTAGTTTTTTCTGCTGTGTTGATTCCAATTTTAGTACAAGAGGGTATGTTTTTAGATGGTATTACCTATGCTGCCATATCTAAAAACTTGGCAAATGGTTATGGTAGTTTCTGGTTTCCTCAGTACACCCTAACACATTTTAGCAAATTTCATGAGCACCCTCCATTAGTGTTTGGTTTACAAGCTTTGTTTTTTAAATTGCTAGGTAACGGCTTTTTAACCGAACGAATATTTACTTTGTTTACTGCTTTTTTAACTGCGATGGGTATTGTTCTCAATTGGAATTTGCTTAATGCAACCAACAAAAATTATTCATGGGTTTCGATATTATTATGGATAGCTACCCCTCTTATATTTTGGTCTTACCAAAGTAATATGCTCGAAAATACCTTAGCATTTTGTTGTTTATTCTCGGTTTATTTTATTGCAAAAGGAAGTTTAAAAAACAATTTCTTCTATTTATTTATAGGGAGTTTATTTATTTTTTTAGCATTAATTACTAAAGGCCCTGTTGGATTATTTCCACTAGCTATAGTGGGTATTTTATGGCTAACACTACAACCTTTTTCTATTGTAAAAGCAATCATACATTCTTTAATTGTGATTCTTTTTTCAGGATTAATATTTTACATCACTTCTATCCTCCAACCAGGATTAATCGAAAATTTAACCCAATATTATAATGCTCAAGTTTTACCATCATTAAATAATACCAGAGAAACAACCACAGGAAATCACTTTGCAATTTTAGGGCGCTTAATGCTTGAACTAATTATTCCAACCAGTATTTTACTTATTCTATTTATAATTAAAAAAGTAAAAAAGCAAACCACTGAAATTACACCAAAAGCCACCGCATTATTTTTTATTTTAATAGGATTGTCTGCTTCGCTTCCTCTTATGATTACCCTTAAACAACGTGGATATTATTTAGTAACTGCATTGCCTTATTTCATTTTAGGCATCAGTGTTTTTATTGTTCCCTACCTTAAATTTTTTATTGAAAAATTAACGCAAAAACAAACAAAAAGATTAAAACATATTGGTTCTATTTTATTGGTGGCTACACTAGTTTTTTCTTTTTCACAGTATGGTAAATTTTCTCGCGATAGCGATAAACTTTCTGACATTTATAAGATAAGTAGCATTGTTAATGAAGGTAGCATTATAAGTTGCTCGCCAGAACTCTATACCGAATGGGGAACAATGGCTTATTTAAGTAGAATTGGAGGAATAAGCATAACTCCTAACCTAGAGAACGAATACTTAATTGTACTAAAAAGTACAAAGCTACCTGCAAATATAAATGAGTTTTACAGACCTTTAGATTTAAGCCTTACCACTTATCAGTTGTATAAAAAACAATAA
- a CDS encoding PadR family transcriptional regulator, whose translation MYSKELLKGTLKTIILKLLSENDRMYGYQITQKVKEITEGKINLTEGALYPALHKLEADGLLMTEKEVVGNRMRKYYKLTKTGNSKATEMVDELKQFIETLKAIMNVAPQNLSWSV comes from the coding sequence ATGTATTCAAAAGAACTATTAAAAGGCACCTTAAAAACTATCATTTTGAAATTGCTCTCAGAAAATGATAGAATGTATGGTTATCAAATAACCCAAAAGGTGAAAGAAATAACTGAGGGAAAAATTAACCTAACCGAAGGAGCTTTGTATCCTGCCTTACACAAATTAGAAGCCGACGGGTTACTAATGACTGAAAAGGAAGTAGTAGGCAACCGTATGCGAAAGTATTACAAGTTGACTAAAACAGGAAATAGCAAAGCAACTGAAATGGTTGATGAATTAAAGCAGTTTATTGAAACACTTAAAGCTATAATGAATGTAGCTCCACAAAATTTGTCATGGTCTGTTTAA
- a CDS encoding phytoene desaturase family protein, translating into MKKNIYIIGAGFSSLSASCYLAKAGYNVTVLEKNSTIGGRARQFIKDGFTFDIGPTWYWMPDVFDSFFNDFNKTTSDYYQLEKLNPGYQVYFDVLESILIGDNLDQICEVFEKEEKGSSVFLRKFINEAKNNYEIAIKDLVYKPGLSIFELITPQTITKLNQFFTTVSYQVRGHIKSPKLIQILEFPVLFLGAKPSDTPSFYNFMNYADFGLGTWHPKGGMYEVVKAMESLAKELGVKFLTNQNVEKIVVNNNTINGLIVNGEFLEADIVLSGADYQHTESLLDENYRVYSQSYWEKKTFAPSSLLFYVGLNKKLENVSHHTLFFDSDFDLHAKDIYDNKRWPDNPLFYASFPSITDDSFAPNGNEAATFLIPISPGIEDTPEIREKYFNLIINRLEKLTKQNIKDSILFYESYCVKDFINDYNSYKGNAYGMANTLMQTAFLRPKIKSKKVKNLFFTGQLTVPGPGVPPSLISGKIVSNLILKQLKLNIDHETTI; encoded by the coding sequence ATGAAAAAGAATATATATATAATCGGTGCAGGATTCTCCTCTTTATCAGCTTCTTGTTATTTAGCTAAAGCTGGCTATAATGTAACTGTTTTAGAAAAAAACTCAACAATAGGAGGTAGAGCACGTCAATTTATTAAAGACGGATTTACTTTTGATATTGGACCAACATGGTATTGGATGCCAGATGTGTTTGATAGTTTCTTTAATGATTTTAATAAAACCACTTCTGATTACTACCAATTAGAAAAGCTAAATCCAGGTTATCAAGTTTATTTTGATGTTTTAGAATCGATATTAATTGGAGATAACTTAGATCAGATTTGCGAAGTTTTTGAGAAAGAAGAAAAAGGAAGTTCCGTTTTCCTAAGAAAATTCATTAATGAAGCAAAAAATAATTATGAAATTGCAATAAAAGACTTGGTTTACAAACCAGGCTTGTCAATTTTTGAGTTAATTACCCCTCAAACTATTACTAAACTTAATCAGTTTTTTACAACAGTTAGTTACCAGGTTCGTGGACATATTAAAAGTCCTAAACTTATTCAAATACTAGAATTTCCAGTTTTATTTTTAGGTGCAAAACCATCTGATACACCATCGTTTTACAATTTTATGAACTATGCCGATTTTGGTTTAGGCACATGGCATCCAAAAGGAGGGATGTATGAAGTTGTCAAAGCTATGGAAAGTTTGGCTAAGGAGCTAGGTGTTAAATTTCTTACCAATCAAAATGTAGAAAAAATAGTTGTCAATAATAACACAATAAACGGTCTTATTGTTAATGGAGAGTTTTTAGAGGCTGATATTGTATTAAGTGGTGCTGATTATCAACATACAGAAAGTTTGTTAGATGAAAATTATAGGGTTTACTCTCAATCTTATTGGGAGAAAAAGACCTTTGCACCATCATCATTATTGTTTTATGTTGGATTAAACAAAAAGCTAGAAAATGTATCCCATCACACCTTGTTTTTCGATTCAGATTTTGATTTACATGCTAAAGATATTTACGATAATAAAAGATGGCCAGATAATCCTCTTTTTTATGCAAGTTTCCCTAGTATTACTGACGATAGTTTTGCTCCAAATGGAAATGAAGCAGCTACATTTTTAATACCTATTTCACCAGGTATTGAAGATACTCCAGAAATTAGAGAAAAGTATTTTAACTTAATTATTAATCGATTAGAAAAATTAACAAAGCAAAATATAAAAGATAGTATCTTATTCTATGAGTCGTATTGTGTTAAAGACTTTATAAACGATTATAACTCATACAAAGGAAATGCTTACGGCATGGCAAATACGCTTATGCAAACAGCATTTTTAAGACCTAAAATAAAAAGTAAAAAAGTAAAAAATCTTTTTTTCACTGGACAATTAACGGTTCCTGGGCCAGGTGTTCCTCCTTCATTAATTTCAGGAAAAATTGTATCGAACTTAATCTTAAAACAACTAAAATTAAACATAGACCATGAAACAACTATTTGA
- the idi gene encoding isopentenyl-diphosphate Delta-isomerase encodes MIEPNVILVDKHDNEIGVMPKLKAHIQGQLHRAISVFIFDLDGNWIMQKRAAHKYHSANLWSNTACSHPLPGEKTIDSANRRLIEEMGIDCKLDKAFSFIYRAELDHNLIEHELDHVFVGYTSQLPKPNPEEVADWEAVSFVDLERDVKLFPENYSEWFKLIYNKVNIFASINQEFVKN; translated from the coding sequence ATGATAGAACCAAATGTAATATTAGTTGATAAGCATGATAATGAAATTGGAGTAATGCCAAAACTTAAGGCGCATATTCAAGGCCAATTACATAGAGCTATTTCTGTTTTTATATTTGATTTAGATGGAAACTGGATTATGCAAAAAAGAGCAGCTCACAAGTATCATTCAGCAAATTTATGGTCGAATACAGCATGTAGCCATCCACTACCTGGAGAGAAAACAATTGATTCGGCAAATAGAAGATTGATAGAAGAGATGGGAATAGATTGTAAACTTGATAAGGCTTTTTCTTTTATATACAGAGCAGAATTAGATCATAATTTAATTGAGCATGAATTAGACCATGTTTTTGTAGGTTATACTTCTCAATTGCCTAAACCTAATCCTGAGGAAGTTGCAGATTGGGAAGCAGTCAGTTTTGTAGATTTAGAAAGAGATGTTAAACTCTTCCCTGAGAATTATTCTGAGTGGTTCAAGCTTATTTACAATAAGGTGAATATATTTGCGTCTATCAATCAAGAATTTGTAAAAAATTAA
- a CDS encoding MerR family transcriptional regulator has translation MNNPINTKFNIKDLENLSGVKAHTIRIWEKRYKILAPKRTDTNIRYYDGEDLQRILNVSLLNNNGVKISKIADLTDDALLSAVRDLIIQNDKYDHAINDFKLSMMNFDHRLFNKTYNQLLVKSSFREIFLKIFVQLLNDIGLLWLSNTISPAHEHFLSNLIQQKLQLQIEKVQALDIVDKDKLFVLFLPENEIHELGLMFVHLNLLLNGYNSIYLGQSIPLDALKDFHPLFDNITFISYFTVMPANEDLPIYLRKVNEEVLRSEKDLFLVLGKKINEIDSVDYDNIKFYPSIDSLLESV, from the coding sequence TTGAACAATCCAATAAACACAAAATTTAACATTAAAGATTTAGAAAATCTTTCAGGAGTTAAAGCACATACAATTCGTATTTGGGAAAAGAGATATAAAATATTAGCACCAAAACGTACCGATACTAACATAAGATATTATGATGGTGAGGATTTACAGCGAATTTTAAATGTTTCTTTATTAAATAATAATGGGGTTAAAATTTCAAAAATTGCTGATTTAACTGATGATGCATTGTTATCTGCGGTTCGTGATCTTATCATTCAAAACGATAAGTATGATCATGCAATTAATGATTTTAAACTTTCGATGATGAACTTTGATCATCGATTATTCAATAAAACATACAATCAATTATTAGTAAAGAGTTCCTTTAGAGAGATTTTTTTAAAAATATTTGTTCAGTTGCTAAATGATATAGGATTGCTTTGGCTCTCAAATACTATATCTCCAGCTCACGAACATTTTTTGTCAAACTTAATTCAGCAAAAACTTCAATTACAAATTGAAAAGGTTCAAGCTCTTGATATTGTTGATAAAGATAAATTGTTTGTTCTTTTTTTACCAGAAAATGAAATACATGAACTAGGATTAATGTTTGTCCATTTAAATTTACTCCTTAATGGGTACAATTCAATTTATTTAGGGCAGAGTATTCCATTGGACGCATTAAAAGATTTTCATCCATTGTTTGATAACATTACTTTTATTTCTTACTTTACGGTAATGCCAGCAAATGAAGATTTGCCAATCTATTTAAGGAAAGTCAATGAAGAGGTGTTGAGGTCTGAGAAAGATTTGTTTTTAGTGCTGGGTAAAAAAATTAATGAAATTGATTCTGTCGATTATGATAATATTAAGTTTTATCCTTCTATCGATTCGTTGTTAGAATCTGTGTGA
- a CDS encoding sterol desaturase family protein, with amino-acid sequence MEFIIILAATFFFMEFVAWSVHKYVMHGFLWNLHEDHHTKNPNSFFEKNDYFFVIFAVPGMTCILLGTVFLIPYTLPIGLGITLYGFAYFWVHEIFIHQRFKILRNSNLKYLKAIRRAHKVHHKHLGKEHGECFGMLFVPFKYFKQ; translated from the coding sequence ATGGAATTTATAATAATTTTAGCAGCTACTTTTTTCTTTATGGAGTTTGTAGCTTGGTCGGTTCACAAATATGTAATGCATGGGTTCTTATGGAACTTGCATGAGGATCATCACACTAAAAATCCAAATTCTTTTTTTGAAAAAAATGATTACTTTTTTGTCATATTTGCTGTTCCAGGTATGACTTGTATTCTTTTAGGGACTGTATTTTTGATTCCATATACTTTGCCAATAGGTTTGGGTATTACGTTATATGGTTTTGCTTATTTCTGGGTGCATGAAATTTTTATTCATCAACGTTTCAAAATTTTAAGAAACTCTAACCTTAAGTATTTAAAAGCAATTAGACGTGCACACAAGGTACACCATAAGCATTTAGGCAAAGAGCATGGAGAATGTTTTGGTATGTTGTTTGTGCCATTTAAATACTTCAAACAATAG
- a CDS encoding tripartite tricarboxylate transporter TctB family protein, whose protein sequence is MVCLNENQVDEIRQLIEARGAEMEELTNDLLDHICCMIEDRMSLESDFHKVLQETMAVFGNNGIRNIQDETTFLLTKNILAMKKTTHIIGITSAILLLLATLFKIYHWPGAGMMYVLGGFLLSFIFLPLMLTIKIKEKISKPRIWLNVAGTLSGFIMVNGIFFKVMHWPYANMLTTAGMIIALFVFLPLYIYAYIRNKEMRTTTITTAVLVVGAMSMLFALVKLHNSGVVTEAMANIHYNMNNEIDHTIAFNEVLFNELKNDSTVDVNLINEVKTKAAKINETIQVMNLQFSLAGNEKLAENEIKQALDNNYPSIMNGKGDLNAIRSGSATIEDLMLDVTNFEGLLQQVFGSEYKVNMNKSNFDIYSNSQYNDFPLEIVVNDLTFLNIEVQRQYTSLLLAIKK, encoded by the coding sequence ATGGTCTGTTTAAACGAAAATCAGGTAGACGAAATAAGACAGCTTATAGAAGCTAGAGGAGCAGAAATGGAAGAGCTAACAAACGATTTGCTCGACCACATTTGTTGTATGATTGAAGACCGAATGAGTTTGGAAAGCGATTTCCATAAGGTTCTTCAAGAAACAATGGCTGTTTTTGGGAATAATGGTATCCGTAACATACAGGATGAAACAACATTTTTATTAACCAAAAACATATTAGCTATGAAAAAGACAACACACATCATCGGAATTACATCGGCAATTTTATTATTGTTAGCCACACTTTTTAAAATTTATCATTGGCCAGGAGCTGGCATGATGTACGTATTAGGAGGGTTTTTATTGAGTTTTATATTCTTGCCCTTAATGCTTACCATTAAAATAAAAGAGAAAATTAGTAAACCAAGAATTTGGTTAAATGTAGCAGGAACACTTAGTGGTTTTATAATGGTAAATGGAATTTTCTTTAAAGTTATGCATTGGCCATACGCTAATATGTTAACAACAGCGGGAATGATTATAGCATTATTTGTTTTTCTTCCTCTTTATATATACGCTTATATTAGAAACAAAGAAATGCGAACTACAACAATTACTACTGCAGTATTAGTGGTTGGAGCAATGAGTATGTTGTTTGCTTTAGTAAAACTACACAATAGTGGAGTTGTTACAGAAGCAATGGCAAATATTCATTACAATATGAATAATGAGATAGATCATACAATTGCATTTAATGAGGTTTTATTTAATGAATTAAAAAATGATAGTACTGTTGATGTAAACCTAATTAATGAGGTAAAAACAAAAGCAGCAAAAATTAATGAAACTATACAGGTAATGAATCTTCAATTTTCGTTAGCTGGTAATGAAAAACTAGCTGAAAATGAGATTAAACAAGCACTAGACAATAATTATCCATCAATTATGAATGGAAAAGGAGATTTAAATGCGATAAGATCTGGAAGTGCAACAATAGAAGATTTAATGTTGGATGTAACAAACTTTGAAGGCTTACTTCAACAAGTTTTTGGTTCAGAATATAAAGTTAATATGAATAAATCTAATTTCGATATTTATAGTAATAGTCAATACAATGACTTTCCATTAGAAATAGTTGTAAATGATTTAACATTTTTAAATATTGAAGTTCAACGACAATATACAAGCTTGCTATTAGCCATTAAAAAGTAA
- a CDS encoding M3 family oligoendopeptidase — translation MQASQITIPTIGKRNFLPDNLVIDSWEKIAPYFEDLKTRTINNVTELEKWLKDRSELEAVLEEDMAWRYIKMNIDTTDEQLAESFNFFITEVEPKVAPYDNDFNLKLVNSPYVDELNKEKYHIYIRGIKKQIEIFREENIPLNTKLQADAQKYGAISAKMTINYDGKELTLQQAANYLKNIDRAIREEVFHLSNNRRLEDEEQLNTLYTELIQLRNKVAQNAGFANYRDYMFAAMGRFDYKPQDCFDFHNAIAKEVVPVTNMFDQEKKQLLGVDTLKPWDTAVDPTGKAPLKPFEGGEELIDKSIQCFYKIRPFFGDCLEIMKQMKYVDLDSKKGKAPGGFNYPLHEIGVPFIYMNSVGSQRDLVTMVHEGGHAVHSFLSRDLELTGFKDAPSEVAELASMSMELLTMDYWDEFYTNPEELKRAKKEQLEKALETLPWVASIDKFQHWVYENPTHTVEERYATWTNIMKEFGSNVIDWTGNENALAALWQKQLHLYEVPFYYIEYGMAQLGAIAVWRNYKQNPTKAIDQYIEALKLGYTKSIGEIYQAAGIEFNFTQAYVKELVDFIKDELEKI, via the coding sequence ATGCAAGCATCACAAATTACAATTCCTACAATAGGCAAGAGAAATTTTTTACCAGATAATTTAGTTATTGATTCATGGGAGAAAATAGCACCTTACTTTGAAGACTTAAAAACGAGAACCATTAATAATGTAACTGAATTAGAAAAATGGTTGAAAGATAGAAGTGAGTTAGAAGCTGTTTTAGAAGAGGATATGGCTTGGCGTTACATCAAAATGAATATTGACACAACTGATGAACAATTAGCCGAAAGCTTTAACTTTTTTATTACTGAGGTAGAACCTAAAGTTGCTCCATATGATAATGACTTTAATTTAAAATTGGTGAACTCACCTTATGTGGATGAGTTAAACAAAGAGAAATACCACATTTATATAAGAGGAATAAAAAAACAAATAGAAATATTTAGAGAAGAAAATATTCCGTTAAATACCAAATTACAAGCTGATGCTCAAAAATACGGAGCAATTTCGGCTAAAATGACCATTAATTATGATGGCAAAGAATTAACCTTGCAACAAGCAGCCAATTACCTTAAAAATATTGATAGAGCTATTCGTGAAGAGGTTTTTCATTTATCGAACAATAGAAGATTAGAAGATGAGGAGCAATTAAATACCTTATACACTGAATTAATCCAGTTGAGAAATAAAGTAGCTCAAAACGCAGGATTTGCTAATTACAGAGATTATATGTTTGCTGCAATGGGTAGGTTTGATTACAAACCACAAGATTGTTTCGATTTTCATAATGCAATAGCAAAAGAGGTGGTTCCAGTTACTAACATGTTTGACCAAGAGAAAAAACAATTGTTGGGAGTTGATACGCTTAAACCATGGGATACAGCAGTTGATCCAACAGGAAAAGCACCATTAAAGCCTTTTGAAGGTGGTGAAGAACTAATAGATAAATCAATTCAATGTTTTTATAAAATTCGTCCGTTTTTTGGCGATTGTTTGGAGATAATGAAGCAAATGAAATATGTGGATTTAGACTCTAAAAAAGGAAAAGCACCAGGTGGTTTTAATTACCCTTTGCATGAAATTGGAGTACCATTTATTTACATGAATTCGGTTGGTTCACAACGAGATTTGGTAACTATGGTTCATGAAGGTGGACATGCAGTTCATTCGTTCTTATCAAGAGATTTAGAATTAACTGGTTTTAAAGATGCTCCATCTGAAGTTGCTGAATTAGCATCAATGAGTATGGAATTGCTAACCATGGATTATTGGGATGAGTTCTATACCAACCCAGAGGAATTAAAAAGAGCGAAAAAAGAGCAATTAGAAAAAGCATTAGAAACCTTGCCTTGGGTGGCTTCTATCGATAAATTTCAGCATTGGGTGTACGAAAACCCAACACATACTGTTGAGGAGCGTTATGCTACTTGGACAAACATTATGAAAGAATTTGGTAGCAATGTGATTGATTGGACAGGTAACGAAAATGCATTGGCAGCCTTATGGCAAAAACAATTGCACTTATACGAAGTACCTTTTTATTACATCGAATATGGAATGGCACAATTAGGAGCAATTGCAGTTTGGCGTAATTATAAACAAAACCCAACCAAAGCTATTGACCAATACATTGAAGCCTTAAAACTAGGTTATACCAAATCGATAGGCGAAATATACCAAGCTGCAGGTATTGAGTTTAATTTTACCCAAGCTTATGTAAAAGAGTTGGTTGATTTTATTAAGGACGAATTGGAGAAGATTTAA
- a CDS encoding DUF1572 domain-containing protein, whose translation MSNRLKEILTEGKWVLGTNFKEQIVNLNWKQATQKVEDYNTIADLTFHIDYYLDGMIKVFKGGTLDIRDKFSFDSPPITSEQDWKNLVNKFCFDSEEFIELVYKMSDKEIMSDFVDKQYGTYYRNIDVMIEHTYYHLGQILLLKKRIK comes from the coding sequence TTGTCCAATCGTCTAAAAGAGATCTTAACAGAAGGAAAATGGGTTTTAGGAACAAATTTCAAAGAGCAGATAGTTAATCTTAACTGGAAACAAGCAACACAAAAAGTTGAAGATTACAACACTATTGCTGATTTGACTTTCCACATTGATTATTACTTGGATGGTATGATAAAAGTCTTTAAAGGAGGAACTCTTGACATACGAGATAAATTTAGTTTTGATTCTCCTCCCATAACATCAGAACAAGATTGGAAGAATCTAGTAAATAAATTTTGTTTTGATTCTGAAGAATTTATTGAGCTTGTATATAAGATGTCAGACAAAGAAATAATGTCGGATTTTGTAGATAAACAATATGGAACATATTACAGAAATATAGATGTGATGATTGAACATACATACTATCATCTTGGACAAATATTGCTCCTTAAAAAACGAATTAAATAA
- a CDS encoding phytoene/squalene synthase family protein, whose protein sequence is MKQLFDDISFKSSRMVTKEYSTSFSIAVNMLAPSIRNAIYSVYGFVRFADEIVDSFHDYDKEELLRDFEIEYYKAMTNGISLNPILNSFQKTVKEYKISDELVQAFLASMKMDLTKSEYKTKEEYEQYIYGSADVVGLMCLQIFVNGDQEKYNELKESAMRLGSAFQKVNFLRDLKNDVEDLSRTYFPDIDLKSLTPENKQKIIEEIEEDFRVAYEGVLKLPSEAKFGVYTAFIYYKRLLLKLKRTPSSKIIETRIRVSNPAKIGLLARSFVAFKFNLL, encoded by the coding sequence ATGAAACAACTATTTGACGATATTTCTTTTAAAAGTAGCCGTATGGTTACAAAAGAATATAGTACATCATTTTCTATTGCTGTAAATATGTTAGCTCCTTCCATAAGGAATGCTATTTATAGTGTTTATGGGTTTGTTCGTTTTGCTGATGAAATTGTAGATTCTTTTCATGATTATGATAAAGAAGAATTATTACGAGATTTTGAGATTGAATATTATAAAGCTATGACGAACGGTATTAGCTTAAATCCAATTCTTAACTCTTTTCAAAAAACAGTTAAAGAATATAAAATATCAGACGAATTAGTTCAAGCATTTTTAGCTAGTATGAAAATGGATTTAACTAAATCTGAATATAAAACGAAAGAAGAATATGAACAATACATATATGGCTCTGCAGATGTTGTTGGGTTAATGTGTTTGCAAATATTTGTGAATGGAGATCAGGAGAAATACAATGAATTGAAAGAATCAGCAATGCGATTAGGTTCTGCTTTTCAAAAAGTTAATTTTTTAAGAGACCTTAAAAATGATGTTGAAGATTTGTCAAGAACTTATTTTCCAGACATTGATTTAAAATCGCTAACACCAGAAAATAAACAAAAAATTATTGAAGAAATTGAGGAAGATTTTCGTGTAGCCTATGAGGGAGTGTTAAAATTACCATCGGAAGCAAAATTTGGCGTTTACACGGCTTTTATTTATTATAAAAGATTATTACTTAAATTAAAAAGAACACCTTCAAGTAAAATTATAGAAACACGAATAAGAGTTTCTAATCCAGCTAAAATAGGGTTGTTAGCTAGATCTTTTGTCGCTTTTAAATTTAATTTACTTTAA
- a CDS encoding lycopene cyclase domain-containing protein, producing MNYLYLILNLFSFIIPFAYSFEKRMSFISQWKAIALALISVSTIFIIWDVIFTINGVWGFNSDYLLGINILHLPIEEWMFFLLIPYASFFIHYSLLFFFPKTQLPKKSTKWITLLLILFTLIVAILNNDKAYTFVNYSFLAFTLMVGLLYGKQLLQRFYLSFLIILIPFFVINGILTGSFIENEVVWYNNAENLGIRLFTVPIEDIGYAFSMIFLNVFLIEKFRKLFKLPALKTR from the coding sequence TTGAATTACCTTTATCTTATACTCAATCTTTTTTCTTTCATCATTCCGTTTGCTTATAGTTTTGAAAAGCGGATGAGTTTTATTTCACAATGGAAAGCGATTGCGTTAGCGTTAATTTCAGTGTCGACCATATTTATTATTTGGGACGTAATTTTCACAATTAATGGCGTATGGGGTTTTAATTCAGACTATTTACTTGGAATAAACATTTTGCATTTACCAATTGAAGAATGGATGTTTTTTCTATTAATTCCTTATGCTAGTTTTTTTATCCACTATTCACTTCTCTTCTTTTTCCCAAAAACACAGTTGCCAAAGAAATCAACAAAATGGATTACATTACTTTTAATTTTATTTACTTTAATAGTTGCAATATTAAATAATGATAAAGCTTACACATTTGTAAATTATAGTTTTTTGGCTTTTACTTTAATGGTAGGGTTGCTATATGGAAAGCAATTATTGCAACGGTTTTACCTTTCATTTTTAATTATACTAATACCATTTTTTGTTATAAATGGAATTTTAACGGGAAGCTTTATTGAAAATGAAGTGGTTTGGTATAACAATGCCGAAAATTTAGGAATAAGATTGTTTACTGTTCCTATTGAAGATATCGGTTATGCGTTTAGTATGATATTTTTGAATGTTTTCTTAATCGAGAAATTTAGAAAGCTTTTTAAACTACCAGCACTAAAAACACGTTAA